The window ccccttccaggaAAAGCCAAGTTCTGGGCAATGATGCTGGCAGGACCAATGCAGGCAGGATCTCTGTCCCCTCTACTTTTTTTCAAAGAGCACATTTCACAAGGTGGTGGTAAGGGTGTGAAGAGGGGAGCACGTTACATGCTGAGAGCCTAGCCTGACACAGGACAAAAGCTCAAAGGGACACCTTGTCCTCAGCATCGCCACGACAAGATGCTGGGAGTTGAGATGGAAGGGCGAGCAAGGACCGGGCTCCAGGAGATCTCAGAGGATGTGCCCCGgccctcctccttctctggggTTCAGCCCTCCCGACAATCAGATGTGGGTTACGGAAGTTCTCCCGAGAGCTGCACACACCCAGTGCATGGCCCTAATTTTCTGCGAGTACGCATCAGGGTTGCCAGAGGACCCGGGGAGGGCCCAATGGGCAGGGAAGGCCAGGGGATTTGGTCACCATGGAGCCCAGTGCCCACGATGGCAATGCCTTCACCCGGGGCTCCAAGACCCAGGGCTCGTGTCTGAGTCACACTTGTGGGGTGTCTGCTCTCTGCAGGCAGCACTGCGTCTGTGTCCCCACAGGCCAGGCCCTGACAGAGCTGTGGGCTCGGCCGGGGAGCTGGGGACGCTCGGTGCAGGACACAGACAGTACCAGGGTCAGGGCACTGTGCAGGAAGTCTCCATGAGTAGTCACGCAAGGCTGGAGCCCTAACTGCCCCTGCTTGGAGGACATGGACATTAACCTGGGGGAGCAAAGAGAACCCCCCGGGAACCGCCCCAGAGGCCAGGCTAGCACCACAGTGCCAGAGCAAGGGTCACACAGGACACTAGGCAGGCTGTGCGCCAGGAGGCGCCAGCAGAGACTCTAGGCCACACACATGCTCAGTGACCCCGGTGGGCACAGATGGCCTCAGACTGGGTCAGCACCCTGATCTGGGGGGTCAGCATCAAGATCAGGGGGCTCCCgggtgagggaggggtgggggggctctCCGCACCTTGCAGACCCGGGCCAGCTCGTACTGCAGGTCCTTGATGGCGCTGTTCTTCGATTCCAGAACGTCCTGGGGAGAGGAAGGCATCAGGGAACCATGGCCTGGCCCGCCAGGGGGACATCCACACAGGGAGGGGCTGCCGTGGGGAGGCCTGAGAGTGAGACCCCAGTGTGTGTCTGCCCCCCAGACCCCAAGGGGACCTAACCTCAGGCCCAGCAGGACCCCAGAGCCAGGCCACGCCACCCTGGCAACACCAGAGACCCCTGTCCGCGTCACCCACTCTTTCTGTGACACATCCCAGGTCAGGGAGCAGTGGGTCGAGGCCCAGCTCTGGGCGGGGTTCCTGACAGGTGCGGTCAGGCCCTCTGGCCCGTGGGCACCGAGGCCCTGTCTGTCCTTTCCCAGCGGTGCCCGGTGCCTAGGACAGCCCGCCCTAGGGGAATGCCACAGGCAACTGCGGACGCTCGAGGGAACAGACGCTCAGCCTGTGCTCAGGCGTGCCTCCCAGGGAAGCCTTCCCACGACCTGCCACACAGGCCACTGTGGGCTTGCCTCTCGCCCGCCGTGGTCTCTTCCAACACAGCTCAGTGTCCAGGCTGATGGCAACTATGGCCTCAGCTAAGAGACCAAGCTGGAGCGGGCAGTGGACGCGGGCTAGGAGGGCTGGAAGGCCAAAGAGGGGCTGGGGAAGACCTTGAAGACACTGGAGCTGGGTGTCCACGGCGCACGTGGGCCTGGGCGCTCTGGCCGGGAAACCGCGACCACCCCTCCCCGAGGCTGACTGAAGGTCTGCCCTGGAGGGACGGAGCCCCGAGCACAGCCCTCGAGGCCTACCTCCAGCTTGCGGGACACGAGCGTCAGGGCCGCGGGGTCCAGGTTGGAGGCCGCTAGCACCTCATTCAACTGCACCTCCTTCTTCTCCACGGCGGCAACCAGCGCCTGCACCTTGCGCTCCAGGACGAGGTTCCTGAAGCCCGCCTTCTGCTGCACCTCCAGGATGGCCGTGGTGAACTTCCGGTACAGGTCGTCCCGCTCCTGCTGCACCTGCAAGGTGCGGGCACCTCGCTGGCAGGACGCCCCTCCTGCTCTGTCCGGGGCCATGCCCCCGCCTTCCCCAGCACCTGGCCACAGGCAGGCAGGTCTGTGCCCGAGCCCCACTCTCCACAAAAAATTAAAGGAGTGCAGTGTCCACACCATGGGAGGCAGGAGAAAACACCTCTGGGAGGCATAGCAGGAAGCCACAGGGCCCCCAGGATGAGCTGCAGAGAGACCCTCCCACCAAGAAGCCagggccagccctgccctgggtctGGGCGGCAGGCTCAGGACCGCACCCCGCCCCAATCATCTCCACAGGAGATCAGGGCCTCAGACTCAGCAATGCTGGGGTGGAGGGCCTTGAGGGGGTCCACTCCGTCTGCCCCAGATCCTACAGCCAGCTGCCTGCCCACCAAGGACAATACGCTTACACGTCTTCCTTTAACTGTGCACCAATGAAAAGTCAAGACGTAGCAGGGGTGTAACAGGAAAAAGCAACCCTCCTAAACCCCACTTCCCAGAGGCCACCATCTGAGCACTGGCTGGGACTCCTTCCAGAATGTTCCCCATGCCCGTAAAAAACACACAGCACTGCTAGGAGCGACGAGCACTGTGCTGCAACCTGTAGCACCCCATCCTTCTGACCACACTGTCACATCTCACGTCTGCTTCCGTCCACTCCCAGGCCCTCTGCTCTTTAAAACCTGATGGCCCTGGTTTGCTAGGACACTGCCTCTCTCACGTACTGCGTAGACGTGCAAACGGAGGACAAGGGGCAGAGAATGCAGACCTACATGGCCTGAGCCTGCCTGAGCTGCCGCCTCCCGATTCATGCCCACCTTGACCAGCGGGAGCAGCATCTCCCTGTTGCCTGCAGGACCCGCGGAGGCCCCTTGGGGGTGACTCCAGATCCAGCCGCTTGTGGGATGTTCCCGAGGAACTGGGTCCTTTCCACCGTCACAGCCTGCGAGAGTGTTTCAGTGGAAAAGGTGCTAACAGCTGACACACGAGGCACTCTGCCCTCAGCCAGACCCCGGGAACCAAGCAACCAGGGCGGCCATCTACAGAGAAGCACATTCAGTGAGACACACACACCCAGTCCCGTCAGTGAGGACCTGGGGCGGGGGACGGCCCCCTGGGAAACCATGGATGAGGCCACAACTCTGAACACTCCTCGGGCAGACCATCCACATTCTCAACACCAGCCgtctgacccagcaattccccTGCTAGGAATCACCATTCCAAAAAGGGTCACGCACTGCACAAAGATGTACCTAACAGGGTGCCTGTAGCAGCAAGGACTGACAAGGGATTTTCACCAGGGGACACAGGCTGCTCCGGAGAGAAACGCGGGCTGAGAGGAGTAGGCAGGGCGTGTCAGGTGCCCCCACTTCTGGGAAGCAAGGTCCTACACCAGCACACTCGAGAGTTTAGAAGAACTTGGGGTGCTCTCGCCATGTGTGAGGACCAGCGTGCAACCCCAAGGCCTTGCATTTTCACCCACAGGCTTCCTACGACACACACATAAAGGGTTAGGACTCGGAGACACACAGAGGGATGGGCCAAGGGGACAGCAGTGGGGAACTGCTGAGACATCAAGCTTGTCCACTGACAGCCCCACTGACAGCCCCGCAGAATGGGAGGGGCCAGAGCCAGGGACCCAGTCCCCTAGACGTGCCAGGAGCCCCCAGACATGCTGGGAGTCCCCCAGATGCCCTGGGAGCCCCCAGACACACCGGGAGCCCCCCAGATGTCCCAGAGCCCCCCAGACACCCCAGGAGCCCACCTTGATGAATCGCTGCTCCAGCACCTCGTGCTCCCACCTCAGGCTCTTCAGCTCCTTCTCAGTGACTTTCAGACGGGCTTTTGTGCACTGGAGAGAAGGGTCAGAAAGCACCCCCAGTTCAGGCACCCACACGATGCTGCTCCCAAGGAATGACCAGGTGAGGTGATCGTCAGAGGGAACAGCTCCCAGGCACAATGGACCGAGCCCCACCATGGCGGCCAGGGGCCACCTGGCTCTCAGAACCGGTGCCAACCCCATGTGCCCCCAGGTCACCAGGTAGGGGACGGAGGGGTTCAGCACCTCCCCTGGTGCCCCAAGGGCCGGCTCCGCTCTGGGACTTGGGAGACACCTGCCCAACCTTCCTGCCCCTTCACACCAGGGAGGGCTGGGAATGCAATGGAAACCCACCACCAGGATCTGCTTGTCCCTCTCATAGCCCCCGAGCTTCTTCTGCATGTCACTCATCTCCTCCCGAGCCTTCTGCAGGGGGTCCGCCAAGCGCCGGTTCTGCATGGCCACCTccgtcatctccttctccaggtgcTCTTCCTTCTTCCGCATGTCCTCCATCTGCTCCTGTGGGTGCCAGGGGGAGCAGGGGGTCAGTGGCAGGACCAGGGGCTGCAGCCTGCACAGAGGCTGCAAGCTCTCCTGCCCAGAAAGGATGGTCCTGGGGCATGTGTTCTGTATGTAAACACGGAGAATAGTTTCTGAATTCTCTAGTAATGCAGCCTGCATGCAAACTGAGAGCTTACGCTGTGCTCACTgccagtacttgggtgcaacaaCACCCCTGGTGCACATGGGCATATGACTTCCCCACCATGCGAGGGGCCTCACAATCTGTGAGTTTCAATCAGGGGCCGCTGAAGGCCAGGTGTGTCTACAAGCAGGGGTGTGGGTCCGAGGTGGCAGGCAGCCCCGGCGGCACCTTGAGGGAGTTGATGAGAGCCAGGTTGTTGAGGGTGATGTCGTTGTAGTAGTTCTTGATGTCGGTGAAGGCCTCCTCGTGCCGCTGCATCAGCGTGGTGATCTGGCCATTCTTCCTCTCCTCCACCTCGTGGATCTCCGTCTTCCTGCGCAGGTCGAGCTCGTCCCGAAGCATCTTCATCTTCTTGTCATACTTGGCCTCGATTTCTGAAAGGCAGCAGCACCCAGAGCAGCTGAGCAGAGCCTCTGGTGCCGTGGCGACAAGAACAGATGGCGGCTGTGCCCAAGGCGGGAGACCTCCCAGGGGCTGGAGGCTGCCGACAGTGGGACAGGGCGGGGCGCTTCTCCCGCTGTGTGGCACCAGCACATGCCCTCCTCTGCCTGTCGCTGGCACCGCTGATCAGTCCCTGCCTCAGGGATCCCGATAGCCAAGCGTCACCCGGTGCCAGGGGGCACAGACCACGGCCATCCAGCCAGACTGTGGCTGAGGTCAGCGCCTCTGCAGGACGGGAGGGGTGGCATGTTGCCCCCTAAGCTGGGCGACCTGCTCCAGGAGTCACTGTGTGCCGGGGCAGGgcaggcggcgggggcggggcgtcctcccagcctcccacctcccatgGACACCAGCCTTGGAAATGACCATGTCCTCTCACTCCGCATGTCTGGGCTGTTTTAACTGGAGGGCAGTTCCTTCCTGACAGGAGGAGCTCTCGGGCTGCCTGACGCAGCAGAGCGCGGGAAGCACTGACCTCGCACCTGCCTCTCAAAGTCGTTGCGCATCTTGGTGATCTCCTCGGTGTGTTTCTGCAGAGGCAGAAGCAAGCTGTCACTGGAGGCCAGAAGGGACGGGACAGACGCCGGCCCAGACGCCGGCCCCGTGCCTGGGCCCCCTCCTCACCAGCACCGACAGCCTGTGCGGCTGCTGCTCTAGCTGGGCCCTCACCCCCGAGCTCAGGACCAGCCCAGAGGAATGAGGTTCTGGGAAATTCCACGTTTCATAATGGACTGGGGAAGATGCTGAAGACACTTGTGCCCTGGCCATGCCCACAGGCTGGGCAGCAGGGCCAGACCCACCCAGAGCTGCAGGTGCCCCATGTGGTACTGACCTGCTTTGGCTTAGAACACCAGGACAAATTAATCTGACAGCTATAAAGTTTGAATAAAAggcttaaattttactttattttcatgcAGAGAGGCACTCTGAGCATGTAACTATTCCACACTGTGCCTTGGGTAAGCAGAGACCGCACTCGGTGGAAGCCAGCCCATGATGTGCTTCCGTCAAAATGGCCAGGCCCCTCGAGGGCCCACATCTTTAGCACCCTCTAGCTTCACAGAAAACTGCAATATTACTGAGTGTTCCCAGATTCAGTTGAGGCTGGGCTGTGTATCTTCCTGTTATCTCCCAGAGCGCTCATGCCCACGGACCTGTGATGCATGTTTGACAGTTTACTTTGTCTTCTGTCTCGGGGTGGCCTGTCCTCTCCTGACCATCAGCCACACATGGGCAGGCATTCTGTCAGCCCCACCCTCTGGGCACCCACAATCAGAGCcgggcctggtgtgctacaggcGCTTAAGAAGGAATTCCAACCTCCACCCAGAACCCCTCAGCCTCCCTTTGAAAGGACCAAGGAATCTCCAAGGCCAGCGAGGTGCTTGTCAGCACAGCTCATAGGACAAAGGCCGCAGCAGCTGAAGGGCTGGCAGGCAGCTCACTGCAGGGGCCCAGGATCAGCAGCACGTGGacagcagcccaggttggatcTCCCTGTTGGGAAGTCAACCGGTCGCTCGAGTCTGAGACAGAACTCTGCACCTGGCCCCAAAGGGGTTTGTCTGGCTGATGCAGTTGTTGTTGCCGAACATTTCAATTAATTGCCCACCAACAGGCTTTTTATACAGAACCATGAATTCCCAGGTGTGGCTGAGTCCCATCGCGCTCACAGCTGCCCTGGCACCTACCAGCCgcaggttcttcaccatcacCTCGTTGGCCAGCTCCTGCTCCTTCAGCTCCACCTTCAGCGCCCGCATGTCCCGGCGCAGCGTCCCCTCCTGTGCACGATGCTCCTTCTGCGCCAGCTTCATGACCACGGTGCCCTCCGCCTTCATCTCCGTCAGGCTGCTCTGATGCTCGTAGAGCAGGTGCTTCACCTTCTGCTTATacacctgggggtggggagggccgcTGCTCACCTGCACACACATGTGCTCACCTGCACACACAGGCTCGCTTGCACACACAGGCTCACCTGCACACACGTGCTCACCTGCACACACGTGCCCACCTGCACACCTAACACAATTCTCAACCTGCACACACAGGCTCACATGCTCACCTGGACACACCTgctttgttattaaaaaataccTTCGAGTTCCCAATGTCAAAGGACACAAAGGGCGGTGACCGCCCAAAGCAAGGCATGGCCATGCCCCTGGACCTCGGGCCAGCTCCTCTGCCGCGCAGCGACTCCCGTGGGATCGGGCCGGCCCCCTCACCTTGATCTCCACCTGGTGCCTCTCCTCGGCCTCCTCCATCTCCCGGTCTTTGTTCCGCAGCTCGGCCTTCTTCTCCTCCAGCTGCCGCCGCGTGATCTCCCAGAAAGTGTGGATCTTGTCGCGCTCCAGCTGGAAGTAGTTGCGCTCCTCTCGCTCGCGGTCCAGCTCCTCCCGGATGCGGCCAATGTGCTCCTCCACCTGGAGGGCAGGGCGGGGTGAGGCAGCCAGAAGGCCCACCCATGGCCAGGGGAGAGTGGGCAGAGAAAGGCCAGGAAGACAGTGAGGGGCGCCACTCTCATCTCAAAGTAAACCATGAGCGAAAAGAGAGAATCTAACACAGAGGGCCGGGAAGGCTCAGGGACAGGGGACATCCCGCAGACAGCAGAAATCTCTTGTATTTGGCCAAGAGTCATAATATGATTATATCCTTTTATTCATCCCTGGGAATTTACACTAAAGAAATGTCTCGAAAGAACACAGGAGCGTTCCACTTAAAGGTATTAGCAACACCATTATTACAACAGCAAACAACTAAAATGGACATGATCCAGGTTGCTTCTAAATAGCATGGTTGAGAAACAAAAGTATATCAGCGAGAAGGTCATACGGGCCTATGATACAAAGATATGAAAATgatgcaaatattttcatataaatgatataaaatgtaaaaaccttTCACCTTTAAAGATACACGTCAAGCAAAAAATAGCAGACAAAACCAGTAGATATGAAATAGTCAAGAGGGTTTGATCCAGAGCCAAATGCAAATCTGCATAtaggtaaaagaaaaagaaaaaaggacagaTTTCCAGCTTCTTGAGACTCTCACTTGCAAGAATAGTTATCTTTTGAGCATAACCTCAGGCCCAGGCTGTAAAGTTTCCCTCTTATGATAACCATGTTCCCTACAAGGAAACCAGATGTCTTACTTCAAGAGAGGGCCAAGACAACAACTCAGCAAGGAAGGGCAGCCAGGAGACTGGGAggaccagggctggggtggggcttgGCTCCCCAGGAAAAGTCCTGACCCCATGGGCCTGCTGCCTTCGTGTCACTCAAATGAATCATCTAAACCAGGCTCCTCATGACTCCGGCTCATGCTGGATGATCCCTCACTCGCTATGTAGACTTCTTATAAATATCTGGATTTCTCACTTGCCttcaaaaatcagaaaacagCTCTGCAGCCCAACGCCCACAGGGAAACCCTGCAGCAACCTGgcgacagttcagttcagtcgctcagtcatgcccaaccctttgcaacccgatggactgcagcaagccaggtctcctgtccatcaccaactcccggagtttacccaaactcatggccattgagtcggtgatgccatccaaccatctcatcctctgtcatccccNNNNNNNNNNNNNNNNNNNNNNNNNNNNNNNNNNNNNNNNNNNNNNNNNNNNNNNNNNNNNNNNNNNNNNNNNNNNNNNNNNNNNNNNNNNNNNNNNNNNgaaaactgaccttttccagtcctgtggccactgctgagttttcccaacttgctggcatattgagtgcagcactttcacacatcatcttttaggatttgaaatagctcaactggaattccatcacatccactagctttgtttgtagtgatgcttcctaaggcccacttgacttcacattccaggatgtctggctctaggtgagtgagcacatcatcatgattttctgggtcatgaagatcttttttgtacagttcttctgtgtattattgccacttcttcttaatattgtctgcctctgttaggtccataccatttctatcctttattgaacccatctttgcatgaaatgttcccttggtatctccaattttcttgaagagatctgtagtctttcccattctattgttttcctctatttctctgcactgatcactgaggaaggctttcttatctctccttgctcttctttggaactctgcgttcaaatggatatatctttccttttctccttttcctttcacttctcttcttttcatagctatttgtaaggcctcctcagacagccattttgcttttttgcatttatttttcttggggatggtcttgctccctgtctcctgtacaatgtcatgaacctccgtccatagttcatcaggcactctatcagatctagtcccttaaatctatttctcacttccactgtataatcatcagggattttatttaggtcatacctgaatggtctagtggttttccccactttcttcaatttaagtctgaatttggcagtaatccaagtctatgccctgatctgtaacactgaagaagctgaagttgaatggttctacgaagacctacaagaccacttagaactaatacccaaaaaagatgtccttttcattataggggactggaatgcaaaagtaggaagtcaagaaacacctggagtaacaggcaaatttggccttggagtacagaatgaaggaaggcaaaggctaaaagagtcttgccaagagaacgcactggtcatagcaaacaccctcttccaacaacacaagagaagactctacacatggacatcaccagatggccaacaccagaatcagactgattatattctttgcagccaaagatggagaagctctatacagtcagtaaaaataagaccaggaggtgactgtggctcagatcatgaactccttattgccaaattcagacctggCCACAGCTGCCCTGAATCTCTCATCTCACTCCTGCCTGGACCCCGAGAGCTTCCAAGCTCTGCAGACTGACCCCTGCCATGTCAGAGGACAGGAAGTAAACCCGTAGGCAGGAAATAGTCCGACTGTTGGGGCAACATGGTGGGTAAGCCAACCTCCATGAGGCAGCCCCAATGACCCCCTCAAAGCACAACCTGACCTTATCACCCTCTGCAGACACTGCCCATGGCTTCCCTGTGTGAGAAACAGCCTGTTCACCACTTTCAAGGGCCTCCGCCCAGCTCTCCATCTTCAGGTCTTATGCCTTGATCAGTCTCCTTTGatttctgttatcttaaaaccaTCAAAAGTAAGTAAGGGTCATGAACACTTCCAGACCACACTTGCTCTCATGTGTTGTACAGATTATAGGTTTTGGGAGCCTTTCAACTGAACTGTAATTAATCAAATCATGTTCCCTAGCTCTTAATGTCATCGAAATGAACAAGCAGCCTAAAATAATTCACAGTGTGTAATGGTAAATCAAATAAATGAGAATGCTGTAAGTGTATGTACTATGATTAACATCTCTGTAAACAGCAGGGGCCTAAAAAGggtaagaatgaaagaaaacttaaaatagcTTTTTTATCAGAAAAACGTTTCCTTCCAAATTCCTACTACCCTAGAGAAAAGTTTATCCATCTACACGTCCTGCACTGTTTCACATGTCATGGTGTGGACAGACAGCAGGAGCCAGACTGAGGGGAAGGCAGACAAGGAGCTGGGGTGCTGTGGTCTAAAAGAAGTTCCTAGGACCAGCGTGGGGCAGCAAACCCATCCCACCCGCCCCAGCATGGGGCCACGGCCCAGCCAACCTGCTCACCTGCTCCTTGCTCATGTCCTCCGGAGCCAGCCCATCAACAATCGGAGTGCCTTTGCCTTtgcctttcttccctttctttttgggCGCCTTGGATTGAAAAACACATGGTTGGGTTAGGGTTCACTTCTGACTGGTTCATTCCCTCTCAGGGCCATTCGGGAGAGGAATTCCTGCCTGGAACCTCCATCTGGACTGCCCACTGTCTCAGGCTTCCATCTGGGCCGCCTCACTCTGCCCTAAGCTTTCCCATCCTTATCTACGGGCACATTCTGTTGACACCTTtggaacagcaaggagaaatcTCCCCTCTCAGAAGAGAATGTTGCTTTCcttcagaaagaaagagggagaatttGTTCCTTGTATACAGCAGAGACCTCATTGGCGTGCAGCAAAATCTACTCAGCCTCAAAAAGGAGTATCCCCAGCAGCACAGACTATAGTGCTTGGCAAGTGCCAGAGAGAAACCTGCAATATATCGCTCCATGGGTGCAAGGTGGGTGCCTCAGAGACCTGGGGTGAAGAGTGCTGGCACAGACTGGCACTCACACACTGTGGGCTCTGTCAGTGGGGTGACGCCTGCTTTTAACCACTTCTCCAAGGTGCCAGAGGGGACCTCCCGCCCCACTCCCTCTCCCGGGGCCACTCAACAGAAAGAAAACTAACGACTTATCCTCTGCCCTCACTTCTCCCAGGTTTCTGTGGCTCATGCTTCTGTCTGTATGTATGCACGCATCTACACGTCTCTGTTAcatttttattaccaaaaaaGTTTACAAGGAAATGTTAGAAAGCACaaagtaacaagaaaaaaaaaaggaaaatcacgcATATTTCCCACAAGTTAGTGAAAGTAGATGTATTTTGGTGGTCTTCTTCCAACTGACTTGCAAAAGACAGAGCCGCTGAAATCTTCACTCCTAAAACACTGCCCTCTTTCTAACCCTCTACGCCAAGAAGTCCAACCCATCAGAAGAGCCCAGGGGCTTGTCACCACTCAGCATCTGGGAGTAAGGCAGTGGCTGGGGCCTCTAGAGCCCCTGGGgcccacacacacagaggggTCCCCGCACTGATGGCCACCCTGCCACACCTGCCTGGAAACTGGGTGACCTACAGCCCGTTCAGCACAGAGGGGAGTGCGCAGCTGAGAGCCCTACCACAGAAGGGGCGGGGATGGAGAACCCCAGAGGCAGCAAGCTCCGCTCTGCTCTGCTCAGTTCCCGCCTTACTCCTCGCAGGTTTGCCCGGGAAACTGCAGTTCCTCTACCACGGGGCTCTGCCCTGGGGACTCCACGTGCGCTGGAACCGCTGTCAGGACCCTCTGGCCACCCTGGTATACCCTAGGCTCTCGATCCCAGAGGCTGGAGGATCTCTATTTCCCAAGGATCTGATTAATGAGCCTTCCATTCCAGGTAGGGAAGCCACTCGACCCAGGTTTTCCAGTCCGGACACGTGCACACCGGGCCCTAGGTCTGGCGACGGGGTAGACGGTGTTCTCTGACCACCCACCCCGGTGTGCACAGGATCCTGGAGAGACCACGTCTCTCAGCTCCACGGGGAAGCCGCGTCCGACGTCTGCAGCACCCTGGGCCCTGCCCGCGaggaccacccccctccccaccagagCACCAAGCCCGCAGCTCCAGGACCCCAAAGCTCCAGATCTCCCGTCCCGGGTACTCCCAGCGCGCAAGGCCCGCGGACCCCTGAGGCCCCAGGCCCCCGGCGCGGACCCTACGAGACCGCCTCACCATGTTTGCTGCTTCCCGCCTGCCTGGACGAGCAAACCAAAGCGCCCGGCCTTCCCAGGATGCGCCGTCTCCAGGCAACGACTGCAAAGTCCCGCGCGGAGTCTCGAGAACCATCGCGAGAGCCCGCCGGCCGGGCTGGTGCCTCGCAACGGCGGGAGTCCTTAGCAACTAACCAGGCAGAGTCTGTAGATTTGGGCCGAAGCTGGGCATTATTCACAAGCTACCTCTCCAAGACGCCTGGGAACGCATTCCTTTCGGGACAGTTCTTGTTTACTGCGGGTCTTCCCCACTAAAACTTAAGCTCCACGGAGGTTGGAGGAACGGTTTCCGTCCACTTGTTACGTACTCTACGTGGGTACAGGACCTCCAGTGCATGAACTCCAAGAGGGAGCGAGGGGAAGCGGCCACACCGCGACTTTACCCAAATTAGATTCAAATTCTCGCGGAACCTCTGCCCTTGGGCCTCACCTCACCCTGCCCACCCTTTGACGATTCCTCCCACCTGAGGCTGGAAGACAGCTGGATTTCCACAAAGCCTTAGAGGAAGCAAAAGTAGGCGAGAAAAATATGTTCCAGCGGGGTCCACAGTTTTGAAATCAGCAACTCTCCCCTTCACAAAAACTAACTGCTCTTCCTAAAGAGACTTTGTCCTCCTGGTGAGGAAAAACTAGAAACCTTTGCTACGGGTTTCCAGACGCGCTCTGCAGGAAAAAAAGTCTTCAGGGGTTTTCTTCCCTCTAACTTCTTGCTCTGAAAACTGCTAACTGCTTTACAAATTGCAGAGAGAATTTCTTATCCCTCCTACCATCCAGCTACCTACACCCAAAACAACACCATG of the Cervus canadensis isolate Bull #8, Minnesota chromosome 18, ASM1932006v1, whole genome shotgun sequence genome contains:
- the GAS8 gene encoding dynein regulatory complex subunit 4, which produces MAPKKKGKKGKGKGTPIVDGLAPEDMSKEQVEEHIGRIREELDREREERNYFQLERDKIHTFWEITRRQLEEKKAELRNKDREMEEAEERHQVEIKVYKQKVKHLLYEHQSSLTEMKAEGTVVMKLAQKEHRAQEGTLRRDMRALKVELKEQELANEVMVKNLRLKHTEEITKMRNDFERQVREIEAKYDKKMKMLRDELDLRRKTEIHEVEERKNGQITTLMQRHEEAFTDIKNYYNDITLNNLALINSLKEQMEDMRKKEEHLEKEMTEVAMQNRRLADPLQKAREEMSDMQKKLGGYERDKQILVCTKARLKVTEKELKSLRWEHEVLEQRFIKVQQERDDLYRKFTTAILEVQQKAGFRNLVLERKVQALVAAVEKKEVQLNEVLAASNLDPAALTLVSRKLEDVLESKNSAIKDLQYELARVCKAHNDLLRTYEAKLLAFGVPLDNVGFKPLETAVIGQTLGQGPAGLVGTPT